The Prochlorococcus marinus str. MIT 9301 genome window below encodes:
- a CDS encoding 4a-hydroxytetrahydrobiopterin dehydratase: protein MEPYILQDEELNELVVKIPGWEIKSKQIQREFNFANFIEAFAFMTKVALICEKYNHHPNWENVYAKVIIKLNTHDLGGITNLDQTLASEINKIFDQ from the coding sequence ATGGAACCCTACATTTTGCAAGATGAAGAATTGAACGAATTAGTTGTCAAAATACCTGGCTGGGAAATTAAATCTAAACAAATCCAAAGAGAATTTAACTTCGCTAATTTCATTGAAGCCTTTGCTTTTATGACTAAGGTTGCCTTAATCTGTGAAAAATATAATCATCATCCTAACTGGGAGAATGTTTATGCAAAAGTAATAATTAAATTAAATACACATGATCTAGGAGGTATTACGAATCTGGATCAAACATTAGCTTCGGAAATCAACAAAATTTTCGATCAATAA
- a CDS encoding CobW family GTP-binding protein, translating into MSKNLLPVTIISGFLGSGKTTLLNHILKNQVGIKTAVLVNEFGEIGIDNDLIIEGSEDMIELNNGCICCSINGELLNTVSKVLERAEKLDYLIVETTGLADPLPVAMTFAAGDLREKVRLDSIITVIDGENFDFEINNSSVAYSQILYGDILLLNKCDLVNEEKLKKIEKFINKIKKEPRILRSTNSEVGLQTIMSVGLFETDNFQSDKDKEDVKENSHDQSSHSHDHSSHSHDHSSHSHDHSSHSHDHSSHSHDHSSHSHDLINSIEGFTSVSYETYEPFSLRKFQYFLDNQISQNVFRAKGILWFIESERKHIFHLSGKRFSLDDEEWTKEKSNKIVLIGRNLDHQTIKNQLSSCRFSSD; encoded by the coding sequence ATGTCTAAAAATTTATTGCCAGTTACTATTATTAGTGGATTTTTGGGTTCTGGCAAAACTACACTTCTGAATCATATTTTAAAAAATCAAGTTGGTATTAAAACAGCTGTTTTAGTCAACGAATTTGGAGAGATCGGAATAGATAATGACTTAATAATAGAAGGCTCAGAAGATATGATCGAATTAAATAATGGATGTATATGTTGCTCTATCAATGGCGAATTATTAAATACCGTATCCAAAGTTTTAGAAAGAGCTGAAAAATTAGACTATTTGATTGTTGAAACAACTGGATTAGCAGATCCATTGCCAGTAGCTATGACTTTTGCGGCTGGTGATCTTAGAGAAAAAGTAAGATTAGATTCGATAATCACTGTCATTGATGGAGAAAATTTTGATTTTGAAATTAATAATTCAAGTGTCGCCTATTCTCAGATTTTATACGGAGATATCCTTCTTCTAAATAAATGTGATTTAGTCAATGAAGAAAAATTAAAGAAAATCGAAAAATTTATAAATAAAATAAAAAAAGAACCAAGGATATTGAGATCAACCAATAGTGAAGTTGGATTACAAACAATAATGAGTGTAGGTCTATTTGAAACAGATAATTTTCAATCCGATAAGGATAAAGAAGATGTAAAAGAAAACTCACACGACCAATCTTCTCATTCTCACGATCACTCTTCTCATTCTCACGATCACTCTTCTCATTCTCACGATCACTCTTCTCATTCTCACGATCACTCTTCTCATTCTCACGATCACTCTTCTCATTCTCACGATTTGATTAATAGTATAGAGGGGTTTACATCAGTTTCTTATGAAACATATGAACCATTTTCCTTAAGGAAGTTTCAATATTTTTTAGATAATCAAATCTCACAAAATGTATTTAGGGCAAAAGGAATATTATGGTTTATAGAAAGTGAAAGAAAACATATTTTTCACCTATCTGGAAAAAGATTTTCTCTAGATGATGAAGAATGGACAAAAGAAAAATCTAATAAGATAGTATTAATTGGAAGAAACTTAGATCATCAAACTATTAAGAATCAACTTTCATCGTGTAGATTTAGCTCAGATTAA